One window from the genome of Glycine soja cultivar W05 chromosome 12, ASM419377v2, whole genome shotgun sequence encodes:
- the LOC114378919 gene encoding uncharacterized protein LOC114378919, with protein sequence MSGRGRDQNRDVLDRITVVLETLVQERDVEPAEYQGLMAFRKNHPPKFSGDYDPEGARLWLAETEKIFEAMGCLEEHKVPYATFMLHGEAESWWKFVKPALAAPGGVIPWNAFKDKFLDNYFPRDLKKRKAREFLDLKKGNMSVGEYTTKFNELLQYWPQYQDARNEEDLCAQFENGLRMEIQQAVSYMQITDFNQLVTKCRIFEDKVKERQARSFGGPQRSHPFRGNSNKRMNPYSSNKGKQPMATSNMSLSRGTGV encoded by the coding sequence ATGtcaggacgtggtagggatcagaaccgtgatgtcctaGACCGCATCACAGttgtgctggaaactctagtgcaggaacgtgatgtggagccggcaGAGTATcagggactcatggctttccgtaagaaccacccgccgaAGTTCAGTGGGGACTATGATCcagaaggtgctaggttgtggcTAGCTGAGACTgagaagattttcgaggcgatgggttgtctcgaggagcataaggtccctTATGCGACGTTCATGCTCCATGGAGAAGCTGAGAGCTGGTGGAAATTCGTGAAACCTGCATTAGCagcacctggaggcgtgattccttggaatgccttcaaggacaaattcctaGATAACTACTTTCCACGAGATCTCAAGAAGCGAAAGGCGAGGGAATTTTTGGATTTGAAGAAGGGAAACATGTCCGTTGGAGAATACACGACCAAATTTAATGAACTTCTACAGTactggcctcaataccaagatgctcggaacGAAGAAGActtatgtgctcagtttgagaatgggcttcgaaTGGAGATTCAACAGGCAGTTAGTTACATGCAGATCACGGATTTCAATCAACTGGTGACAAAGTGTAGGATATTTGAGGACAAGGTGAAAGAGAGGCAAGCTAGAAGCTTTGGAGGACCACAGAGAAGCCACCCTTTTAGAGGAAACAGTAATAAGAGGATGAATCCATATtctagcaacaaggggaaacAACCTATGGCTACGTCCAACATGAGCTtgtcaagggggactggggtaTAG